In Torulaspora globosa chromosome 1, complete sequence, a genomic segment contains:
- the URK1 gene encoding uridine kinase URK1 (ancestral locus Anc_6.307) has translation MPRSRPNAISEDSAIPSRGISGTPKGPRRSSSVSSLKSDGLQYIPPWTTPYVIGIGGPSGSGKTSVANKIVSSINVPWTVLISLDNFYKPLTPEERKRAFQNDYDFDHPNAIDLDLAYECILNLKEGKKTSIPVYSFVEHNRVPNKNINIYGASVIVLEGIYALHDRRLLDLMDLKIYVDADLDVCLARRLSRDIVYRGRELQGCIQQWEKFVKPNADKYVKASMQNANAIVPSLSDSTVAVELLINHIKSKLQAKSEEHLKELIRLGFYGSKSITEYSSVHELEKTNQVMSIMTMLMDKNLKRDDFVFYFDRIATILLSKVLDHLPVCHRTTIETPSGSVMKNIPQCNFDQVTAINLIPSGDCFTPSLKNTIPNICLGKLLIQSDSQTGEPQLHGEFLPPNVEKFERVLLMAGQVISGAAMIMAVQVLLDHGVPLERINVVVYLATELGVRRIVNAFHDRVEFFAGTIVRREDVHRQAWPKCRFVDVKYFGC, from the coding sequence ATGCCGCGATCCCGCCCCAATGCGATCTCAGAAGACTCAGCTATCCCAAGTCGTGGGATTTCAGGGACACCTAAAGGGCCTCGCAGGAGCAGCTCTGTCTCATCACTAAAATCTGATGGTTTGCAATACATTCCTCCCTGGACTACACCATATGTGATCGGAATTGGCGGTCCATCTGGTTCGGGAAAGACAAGTGTCGCGAATAAGATTGTGTCTTCGATAAATGTACCATGGACGGTTCTGATCTCTCTCGACAATTTCTACAAGCCTCTGACCCCggaagaaagaaagcgGGCGTTTCAAAATGATTATGACTTCGATCACCCCAATGCTATCGATCTGGACCTGGCTTATGAATGCATTTTGAATCTCAAGGAGGGAAAGAAAACATCGATTCCCGTCTACAGCTTTGTTGAGCACAACCGAGTTCCCAATAAGAATATTAACATATATGGTGCCAGTGTCATCGTACTGGAGGGGATCTACGCCCTACACGACAGAAGACTCCTCGATCTGATGGATCTGAAAATTTACGTTGATGCCGATCTAGACGTTTGTCTAGCAAGACGCTTATCGAGGGACATAGTTTACAGAGGGAGAGAATTGCAGGGCTGCATACAACAGTGGGAAAAATTCGTCAAGCCCAACGCCGACAAATATGTAAAGGCTTCGATGCAAAATGCAAACGCAATTGTTCCTTCGTTGAGCGATAGCACCGTAGCTGTTGAACTGCTGATAAATCACATAAAGTCGAAATTGCAGGCCAAATCGGAAGAACACctgaaagagctgattAGATTGGGATTCTACGGATCTAAAAGCATTACTGAGTACTCGTCGGTTCATGAACTGGAGAAGACGAATCAGGTGATGTCTATTATGACCATGCTCATGGATAAGAATCTGAAGCGCGACGACTTTGTATTCTATTTCGATAGGATAGCCACCATACTGCTGTCTAAGGTTTTGGATCATCTGCCAGTATGCCACAGGACAACAATCGAGACACCTAGCGGATCCgtgatgaagaacattcCACAATGCAATTTTGACCAAGTGACAGCGATAAATCTGATTCCTTCAGGTGATTGCTTCAcaccatctttgaaaaatactATACCCAATATTTGTCTTGGCAAGCTTCTCATTCAGTCAGATTCCCAAACCGGGGAGCCGCAGCTGCACGGTGAGTTTCTACCACCGAACGTTGAGAAATTCGAAAGAGTGCTCCTGATGGCGGGTCAAGTCATATCAGGCGCGGCGATGATAATGGCCGTTCAAGTACTTCTGGATCATGGCGTTCCTCTAGAGCGTATAAATGTCGTTGTGTACTTGGCCACCGAGCTTGGTGTCAGACGTATAGTTAATGCCTTTCATGACAGAGTGGAATTCTTCGCTGGAACAATCGTGAGGAGAGAAGACGTTCATCGGCAAGCTTGGCCTAAATGCCGCTTCGTCGATGTCAAATACTTCGGATGCTGA